A genome region from Fervidobacterium changbaicum includes the following:
- a CDS encoding FeoA family protein, with amino-acid sequence MKLSEVPVGASTVVKHVRDSDISPKLRAIGILPGVKVTVIKSAPMGDPRMYKVFNKIISLRQSEAELVEVDLLTDSVFPLSHAVPGQYVVNEIVGGFGIHRWLSRIGITKGTTVTLLPNRKVVTTLGTFDIGFGKLSKILVKAVHQNQQGQVDTRNGNTSEYSGNLKNLEDNTKGDHK; translated from the coding sequence GTGAAATTGTCTGAAGTCCCCGTTGGTGCAAGTACTGTTGTAAAACACGTTAGAGATTCCGATATATCTCCTAAACTTAGAGCGATAGGAATTCTACCTGGCGTGAAAGTAACTGTAATTAAGAGCGCACCAATGGGTGATCCAAGGATGTACAAGGTCTTCAATAAAATTATCAGTTTAAGACAGTCAGAAGCAGAACTTGTCGAGGTCGACTTACTCACCGATTCGGTATTTCCTCTTTCACATGCTGTTCCCGGCCAATACGTCGTTAATGAAATTGTAGGTGGATTTGGAATCCACAGGTGGCTTTCAAGAATTGGCATAACAAAAGGAACAACAGTAACGCTTTTGCCAAACAGGAAGGTTGTCACCACCCTTGGCACATTCGATATAGGTTTCGGAAAGCTATCGAAAATATTAGTCAAAGCTGTTCATCAAAATCAACAAGGCCAAGTCGATACTCGAAATGGAAATACATCCGAGTATTCTGGAAATTTAAAGAACTTGGAGGATAATACAAAGGGTGATCACAAATGA
- a CDS encoding glutamine synthetase family protein: MSREELFRFVEENQVRFVRLQFTDINGMMKNVEIPADELEGALNGGIMFDGSSVEGFARLHESDMYLKPDLRTVAMLPWTFDGHRSARIICDVYSDPEHPFEGDPRYRLKLVEEKARKMGFVPYAGPEVEFFILPRQNNRPVFEFLDSGSYFDLLPVDIAEHIRTEVSVHLEEMGLDVETTHHEVAPSQHEVDFRYAEPVIAADNVQTVKLVIKTLAIKNNLHATFMPKPFFGVNGSGMHVHMSLFTLDGRNAFYDETAPDGISQIMKYFIGGLIAHAREITAVTNPTVNSYKRLVPGYEAPVNIAWSKGNRTALIRIPKSRGKATRIEYRSPDPSCNPYLAFAVILAAGLDGIENKIEPPAAVEENIYQMSESEKQKRGIHRLPSNLKEALIEAENSKLVREVLGEHVWEKFSRLKEREWWEYSASVTDWERRKYENI, from the coding sequence ATGTCTCGTGAGGAACTTTTTAGGTTTGTTGAGGAGAACCAAGTTAGGTTCGTAAGGTTGCAGTTCACTGATATTAACGGGATGATGAAGAATGTAGAAATCCCTGCAGATGAGCTCGAAGGAGCTTTGAACGGTGGAATTATGTTCGATGGTTCATCCGTTGAGGGTTTTGCAAGGTTGCATGAATCGGATATGTACCTTAAGCCGGATTTGAGAACTGTTGCGATGCTTCCCTGGACTTTTGATGGACACAGAAGCGCACGAATAATTTGCGATGTTTATAGTGATCCAGAACATCCCTTCGAAGGTGACCCACGGTACAGGTTGAAATTGGTTGAGGAAAAGGCACGAAAAATGGGATTTGTACCTTACGCAGGTCCGGAGGTTGAATTTTTCATACTTCCAAGGCAAAACAATCGGCCAGTTTTTGAATTTTTAGATAGTGGGAGTTATTTTGATTTACTTCCTGTGGATATAGCTGAGCATATAAGAACGGAAGTTTCAGTTCACCTTGAAGAAATGGGATTAGATGTTGAAACCACACATCACGAAGTTGCACCGTCGCAACATGAGGTTGATTTCCGGTATGCTGAGCCAGTAATTGCTGCAGACAATGTTCAGACGGTAAAGCTTGTGATTAAAACGCTTGCTATAAAGAATAATCTTCACGCAACGTTTATGCCAAAACCTTTCTTTGGCGTTAATGGAAGTGGAATGCATGTTCATATGAGTCTATTTACACTCGACGGTAGAAACGCCTTTTACGACGAAACCGCTCCGGATGGAATTTCTCAGATAATGAAATACTTTATCGGTGGACTTATCGCACACGCACGTGAAATAACCGCAGTAACAAATCCAACCGTCAACAGCTACAAAAGGCTCGTTCCTGGTTACGAGGCACCGGTTAACATAGCATGGAGCAAAGGCAACAGAACGGCATTAATTAGAATTCCCAAATCGAGAGGAAAAGCTACAAGAATCGAGTACAGATCACCAGATCCATCGTGTAATCCTTACTTAGCATTTGCCGTAATCTTGGCAGCGGGATTAGATGGCATTGAGAATAAGATAGAACCACCTGCTGCTGTTGAGGAGAACATCTATCAGATGTCGGAGAGTGAGAAGCAAAAACGTGGAATTCATAGGTTACCATCGAACTTAAAGGAAGCTCTTATTGAAGCAGAGAATAGCAAACTTGTCAGAGAAGTTCTTGGCGAGCATGTTTGGGAAAAGTTCTCGAGATTGAAAGAAAGAGAGTGGTGGGAATATTCAGCAAGTGTCACTGATTGGGAGAGAAGGAAATACGAGAACATATGA